The Setaria viridis chromosome 6, Setaria_viridis_v4.0, whole genome shotgun sequence genome contains a region encoding:
- the LOC117862086 gene encoding 18 kDa seed maturation protein, producing MQAGKSVMEATKEAAANLGASANAGMQKTRAAVQGQVEKATAHNASDKAAAEANQRERVRAAEEEKQGAMRANAAAKERATGAHPSQGAPGIVDAAHHQQGHGAAPAGGHVEAGVGETRPVARATGAARPSAAHNPHVGSDFSQARGTGGQYQ from the coding sequence ATGCAGGCCGGGAAGAGCGTGATGGAGGCGACCAAGGAGGCCGCGGCGAACCTGGGCGCGTCGGCGAACGCCGGCATGCAGAAGACCCGCGCCGCCGTGCAGGGCCAGGTGGAGAAAGCCACGGCGCACAACGCGTCGGACAAGGCCGCTGCGGAGGCGAACCAGCGGGAGCGCGTgcgcgccgcggaggaggagaagcagggcGCGATGCGCGCGAACGCGGCCGCCAAGGAGCGCGCCACTGGCGCGCACCCGTCGCAGGGCGCGCCGGGCATCGTTGACGCCGCCCACCACCAGCAGGGCCACGGGGCCGCCCCGGCGGGCGGGCACGTCGAGGCTGGCGTCGGCGAGACCCGGCCCGTCGCGAGGGCCACCGGAGCGGCGCGGCCCAGCGCCGCGCACAACCCGCACGTCGGGAGCGACTTCTCCCAGGCGCGCGGCACCGGCGGGCAGTACCAGTGA